The following are from one region of the Biomphalaria glabrata chromosome 12, xgBioGlab47.1, whole genome shotgun sequence genome:
- the LOC129922149 gene encoding interleukin-17F-like translates to MTMYTVYQVSVLCLAMIWLSSHVMCNEKIKNMDGSFFMTKQLRHTYRHMIVDRSGDKYSNWIEASDVKIENNVTSTCPWRFRLVWNPNRVPETFVEAECLAQQCLNITSTQGTAAALAKQDFQSDTKCSKVEYARWIQEKYRKRNGKIGLRKRLIMINVGCTCNHKSYVDVNN, encoded by the exons ATGACAATGTACACAGTCTATCAAGTCTCTGTGCTCTGCCTGGCAATG ATATGGCTGAGCAGTCACGTGATGTGTAATGAAAAAATCAAAAACATGGACGGATCATTCTTCATGACTAAACAATTACGCCATACCTACCGACACATGATAGTGGACAGGTCAGGAGACAAATATTCAAACTGGATTGAAG cgTCGGATGTGAAGATAGAGAATAACGTCACAAGTACCTGCCCCTGGCGATTTCGTCTCGTCTGGAACCCAAACAGAGTCCCAGAGACCTTTGTGGAGGCCGAATGTCTAGCTCAGCAGTGTCTCAATATAACATCCACACAAGGGACAGCAGCTG CTTTGGCCAAACAAGATTTCCAGAGCGATACAAAGTGCTCAAAAGTGGAGTACGCCCGATGGATCCAGGAGAAATATCGCAAACGTAACGGAAAGATTGGTCTGAGGAAGCGACTGATAATGATCAATGTCGGCTGTACATGTAACCACAAGAGCTACGTCGATGTAAATAATTAA